AGTGCCGTGGATTTTGCAATCATAAAACAAACAACCACAAAATATAGTCTTGTATAATTCAGATGGTTTTATTTCAGGCGGATTAATCAATTTTTGTCTTAACGTTCTTATTATTTCTATTTCTTCGTTCAGTTTCTTTATTTCAGCTAGTCTTTCTTGCTCGGTATAATCTTCATATTCTTCATCTTCAGGATCATTTAAATCAGCTATCCATGATTTTTTACTTTCAACTTCTTCTTCAGCAAGTTCATTAAATTTTGAATCATTGTATTTTAAAAGCAAATAGCAAAATTCAGGATATGATTGCAAATCGAAATTTGGACTTTCCATTAATATATCATAAGCCTGTTTTAAATCATTATTTAAATAACATAGCTGACTCAAGTCAGTACATGAAACCCAAGCTGTTAAGTCTTTATATGATTCACTTTTTCTAATCTTTTGGATAATTTGGTCTATTTCAGATGTCAATCCAAGTTCAATTTGACAAACGGCTTTATTAAATTTTGATTCATTGTCTTTGTCCATTAATTCAATTGACTTGTCATATAAAGTCAAAGCTTTTTGTGGATTATCTAAATAATTCTCACACACCGCTAAATTGTGGATAATTTCTACCATCTCAGTTTGAGACAAAGTCAGAGCTTTCTCAAAATAGAACTTAGCTTTCTCATAGTTTTCTTTCATTAAATATGCATAGCCAATCAAATTATATGGCATATACGATTTTGGTTCTTTGTCAATGAATGGTTGTAATATTTCTATTCCTCTTTCGTAATCATCCCAGTCCGTTATTATCTGATATGCATAATTATTTGCAGTTTTTATGGAAGGCTTAATCTCAAACGCTTTTTTTAATAATCCATCAACTTTATTAAAACTATCTGCTTCTCTACAACTTAAATAACCTATAGCCAACTTATTTATTAAATCCGTGTCATTAGGATTTTTAGTTAGTCCATTTTCAAGTTGTCTTATATCGTTTATGTTATACTGCTCGTTCATCTCTTAAATTGGCGGTAACGAAATTGCTAAACAGCGTGCGAGGGCGCGTCGCCCGATGGATGGAGATTAGCTATTGTTACCCAACGTTATTTTAATACTTTATTTACTCTATTTTGTACTTCCTCTAAAGTTATTCCACTATAGTAATCTTTGACAAACTGATGGTCATGATCATCATGAGGTATAATTTCAGGACGTTGGTTTCCAAGTTTTGTAAATACATTACATGGAATATTCATAGTTGATTCTTTATATTCTAAAATATCACTACATAACCAACCAAAATAACCTGTTTTATGGTTTTCATTATCAAAGT
The nucleotide sequence above comes from Flammeovirga agarivorans. Encoded proteins:
- a CDS encoding tetratricopeptide repeat protein, which produces MNEQYNINDIRQLENGLTKNPNDTDLINKLAIGYLSCREADSFNKVDGLLKKAFEIKPSIKTANNYAYQIITDWDDYERGIEILQPFIDKEPKSYMPYNLIGYAYLMKENYEKAKFYFEKALTLSQTEMVEIIHNLAVCENYLDNPQKALTLYDKSIELMDKDNESKFNKAVCQIELGLTSEIDQIIQKIRKSESYKDLTAWVSCTDLSQLCYLNNDLKQAYDILMESPNFDLQSYPEFCYLLLKYNDSKFNELAEEEVESKKSWIADLNDPEDEEYEDYTEQERLAEIKKLNEEIEIIRTLRQKLINPPEIKPSELYKTIFCGCLFYDCKIHGTQFDE